From a region of the Triticum aestivum cultivar Chinese Spring chromosome 7D, IWGSC CS RefSeq v2.1, whole genome shotgun sequence genome:
- the LOC123167125 gene encoding uncharacterized protein: MGTEQGKEGTGAGEGRVEVRTGPRPALPAPQQRAVDGFWRERQEEMEATVDFNDRILPMARLKRLIRAEEDGMMIAADTPAYLAKLCELFVQELAVRAWACAQSHRRRIILESDIAEAAAYTESYDFLATVLLEHQREARLAGRATPTTVPVSAARARLITRKRHMPDPNPPRPVHGVRRIRPRALPIPPPSDVRYVPVPFPFPSAPIGATATAEGLMILPPINHATTERVFFLDRNSGTDFAGENSAAETMASPPRPAGPAGAVALPTVHPAAYYLCAYPVTNDVEAFAVGNTDPDVIPPEIVVGDVAIPPEIIEGNVADGNGDGGQQQQQSENLGGNGESVVVPQSNDVQEDGADGMFLEEILMDEDLMFPDAELFPLVGAAPGPEDFIVDQDVLDDVFANPSSSASSD, from the coding sequence ATGGGGACCGAGCAAGGGAAGGAAGGAACGGGAGCGGGGGAGGGGCGCGTGGAGGTGCGCACGGGGCCGAGGCCAGCGCTGCCGGCGCCGCAGCAGCGGGCGGTGGACGGGTTCTGGAGGGAGCGGCAGGAGGAGATGGAGGCGACGGTGGACTTCAACGACCGCATACTGCCCATGGCCCGCCTCAAGAGGCTCATCCGCGCCGAGGAGGACGGCATGATGATCGCCGCTGACACGCCGGCGTACCTGGCCAAGCTCTGCGAGCTCTTCGTGCAGGAGCTCGCCGTGCGCGCCTGGGCCTGCGCCCAGTCCCACCGCCGCCGCATCATACTGGAATCGGACATCGCCGAGGCCGCCGCCTACACCGAGTCCTACGACTTCCTCGCCACCGTGCTCCTCGAGCACCAACGGGAGGCGCGGCTGGCCGGCCGTGCTACACCGACAACGGTTCCGGTATCGGCGGCGAGGGCTAGGCTCATCACCAGGAAGCGCCACATGCCGGACCCGAATCCTCCACGGCCGGTGCATGGGGTGCGGAGAATTCGTCCTCGTGCGCTTCCTATCCCGCCGCCGTCGGACGTTCGCTACGTGCCGGTTCCGTTTCCGTTCCCCTCGGCGCCGATCGGAGCCACGGCGACGGCGGAGGGGCTGATGATTCTCCCACCCATCAACCACGCGACTACCGAGCGCGTGTTCTTCCTGGACAGGAACAGCGGCACTGACTTCGCAGGTGAAAACTCTGCTGCTGAAACTATGGCATCTCCGCCTCGTCCGGCAGGGCCTGCAGGAGCAGTGGCGCTGCCCACTGTCCATCCTGCCGCTTACTACTTGTGCGCTTACCCGGTGACCAACGACGTTGAGGCCTTTGCCGTCGGCAACACAGATCCTGATGTCATCCCACCGGAGATTGTAGTGGGAGACGTCGCCATCCCACCGGAGATTATAGAGGGAAACGTCGCCGATGGCAACGGCGACGgcggacagcagcagcagcagagcgaAAACCTTGGTGGTAATGGTGAGAGTGTGGTGGTGCCGCAAAGCAATGATGTGCAGGAAGATGGTGCAGATGGGATGTTTCTGGAGGAGATCCTCATGGATGAAGACCTGATGTTTCCCGACGCCGAGCTTTTTCCGTTGGTGGGCGCTGCACCTGGTCCAGAGGATTTCATCGTCGACCAAGATGTTCTCGACGACGTCTTCGCCAACCCGAGCAGCAGCGCAAGCAGCGACTGA